A genomic segment from Stegostoma tigrinum isolate sSteTig4 chromosome 1, sSteTig4.hap1, whole genome shotgun sequence encodes:
- the tmem150c gene encoding transmembrane protein 150C has product MFVFCYSFSPPPPPTVAVIGILRFSQLKSKMKKPWLNIFGALASSVVALGITFVANFQISQNEWVHNTGTVLVFTFGLVVCWIQVVLTFQANLKHEGVKVGILRAMIATAISITVIVYLFLVAQHKYFHGARTQWLWTMLFLLFIGTFAIEFRYSEFNIQCIDEESLSKVSTIIAEFHSDDFTEN; this is encoded by the exons ATGTTTGTTTTTTGTTActctttctccccaccccctcccccgacaGTGGCTGTCATTGGCATACTTCGTTTTTCACAGCTGAAGTCGAAAATGAAGAAACCATGGTTGAATATCTTTGGGGCGTTAGCATCAAGTGTAGTAGCTCTTGGAATTACTTTCGTGGCCAATTTCCAG ATTTCTCAAAATGAATGGGTACACAACACAGGCACAGTTTTGGTCTTCACTTTTGGGCTTGTAGTCTGCTGGATCCAGGTTGTTTTAACTTTTCAGGCAAATCTAAAGCATGAAGGAGTTAAAGTTGGAATATTGCGTGCTATGATCGCAACGGCTATCTCCATAACCGTCATCGTGT ATCTTTTTCTGGTCGCACAACATAAATATTTCCATGGAGCGAGAACCCAGTGGTTATGGACAATGCTTTTCCTCCTCTTTATTGGgacatttgcaattgaatttcgATATTCTGAATTTAACATTCAATGTATTGATGAAGAAAGTTTATCAAAAGTCTCCACCATCATTGCTGAGTTCCATTCAGATGATTTTACAGAAAATTAG
- the enoph1 gene encoding enolase-phosphatase E1 isoform X1 produces the protein MVRTLVSPAVSAFLLDIEGTTTPISFVKDVLFPYIKENVKSYLCTHWNEKECQEDVHLLRKQAKDDKELEGAVLIPEWCSGENADKEQALEIVTNNILWQMSQDRKTTALKQLQGHMWREAFLHGELKGEVYKDVAPAIKEWRKEGKKVYIYSSGSVEAQKLLFGYSVEGDLLELFDGHFDTKIGSKVKAESYREIARNIGCSTDNILFLTDVTKVCFSALISESGGHGFRHLFQDCTLNLTLALEFESDSVFTVLISDVKTLNLPSPGKILCHYIRGANVLPISKGMVIHQPLSITKANHIFFGITVCSALCEN, from the exons ATGGTGCGCACTCTTGTTTCTCCGGCAGTCAGTGCATTTCTGCTGGACATCGAGGGGACCACGACTCCCATCTCCTTTGTAAAG GATGTTTTGTTTCCTTACATCAAAGAAAATGTGAAGAGCTACCTCTGTACACACTGGAATGAGAAGGAATGTCAGGAAGACGTTCACCTTTTGAGAAAACAG GCTAAAGATGACAAGGAATTAGAAGGAGCAGTGCTAATTCCAGAATGGTGTTCAGGTGAAAATGCTGACAAGGAACAAGCTCTTGAAATAGTGACAAATAACATCTTGTGGCAGATGTCCCAGGACAGGAAGACAACAGCTCTGAAACAGCTGCAGGGTCATATGTGGAGGGAAGCCTTTCTACATGGAGAATTGAAGGGAGA AGTCTATAAAGATGTTGCTCCAGCAATTAAAGAGTGGAGGAAGGAAGGCAAGAAGGTGTACATCTACTCTTCAGGCAGTGTGGAAGCTCAGAAGCTTCTGTTTGGATACTCTGTCGAGGGAGACCTGTTGGAG CTTTTTGATGGCCAttttgacacaaagattggttcCAAAGTAAAAGCTGAAAGCTACAGAGAAATTGCCAGAAATATTGGTTGTTCCACGGACAACATACTTTTCCTAACAGATGTGACAAAAG TCTGTTTCAGTGCTCTTATTTCAGAATCTGGAGGTCACGGGTTCAGGCATCTCTTCCAAGACTGTACATTGAATCTAACTTTAGCACTGGAATTTGAGAGTGACTCAGTGTTCACAGTGCTAATTTCTGACGTAAAAACACTAAATCTGCCTTCTCCTGGGAAGATCCTATGTCACTATATCCGAGGAGCAAATGTTTTGCCCATTTCTAAGGGAATGGTCATCCATCAACCATTGTCAATCACTAAAGCAAATCATATTTTTTTTGGTATTACTGTCTGTAGTGCCTTGTGTGAAAACTAG
- the enoph1 gene encoding enolase-phosphatase E1 isoform X2 produces MVRTLVSPAVSAFLLDIEGTTTPISFVKAKDDKELEGAVLIPEWCSGENADKEQALEIVTNNILWQMSQDRKTTALKQLQGHMWREAFLHGELKGEVYKDVAPAIKEWRKEGKKVYIYSSGSVEAQKLLFGYSVEGDLLELFDGHFDTKIGSKVKAESYREIARNIGCSTDNILFLTDVTKVCFSALISESGGHGFRHLFQDCTLNLTLALEFESDSVFTVLISDVKTLNLPSPGKILCHYIRGANVLPISKGMVIHQPLSITKANHIFFGITVCSALCEN; encoded by the exons ATGGTGCGCACTCTTGTTTCTCCGGCAGTCAGTGCATTTCTGCTGGACATCGAGGGGACCACGACTCCCATCTCCTTTGTAAAG GCTAAAGATGACAAGGAATTAGAAGGAGCAGTGCTAATTCCAGAATGGTGTTCAGGTGAAAATGCTGACAAGGAACAAGCTCTTGAAATAGTGACAAATAACATCTTGTGGCAGATGTCCCAGGACAGGAAGACAACAGCTCTGAAACAGCTGCAGGGTCATATGTGGAGGGAAGCCTTTCTACATGGAGAATTGAAGGGAGA AGTCTATAAAGATGTTGCTCCAGCAATTAAAGAGTGGAGGAAGGAAGGCAAGAAGGTGTACATCTACTCTTCAGGCAGTGTGGAAGCTCAGAAGCTTCTGTTTGGATACTCTGTCGAGGGAGACCTGTTGGAG CTTTTTGATGGCCAttttgacacaaagattggttcCAAAGTAAAAGCTGAAAGCTACAGAGAAATTGCCAGAAATATTGGTTGTTCCACGGACAACATACTTTTCCTAACAGATGTGACAAAAG TCTGTTTCAGTGCTCTTATTTCAGAATCTGGAGGTCACGGGTTCAGGCATCTCTTCCAAGACTGTACATTGAATCTAACTTTAGCACTGGAATTTGAGAGTGACTCAGTGTTCACAGTGCTAATTTCTGACGTAAAAACACTAAATCTGCCTTCTCCTGGGAAGATCCTATGTCACTATATCCGAGGAGCAAATGTTTTGCCCATTTCTAAGGGAATGGTCATCCATCAACCATTGTCAATCACTAAAGCAAATCATATTTTTTTTGGTATTACTGTCTGTAGTGCCTTGTGTGAAAACTAG
- the enoph1 gene encoding enolase-phosphatase E1 isoform X3 codes for MVRTLVSPAVSAFLLDIEGTTTPISFVKDVLFPYIKENVKSYLCTHWNEKECQEDVHLLRKQAKDDKELEGAVLIPEWCSGENADKEQALEIVTNNILWQMSQDRKTTALKQLQGHMWREAFLHGELKGEVYKDVAPAIKEWRKEGKKVYIYSSGSVEAQKLLFGYSVEGDLLELFDGHFDTKIGSKVKAESYREIARNIGCSTDNILFLTDVTKEARAAEEAGVQVILVVRPGNAELTEEEMSCSIITSFGELLFSDPKAN; via the exons ATGGTGCGCACTCTTGTTTCTCCGGCAGTCAGTGCATTTCTGCTGGACATCGAGGGGACCACGACTCCCATCTCCTTTGTAAAG GATGTTTTGTTTCCTTACATCAAAGAAAATGTGAAGAGCTACCTCTGTACACACTGGAATGAGAAGGAATGTCAGGAAGACGTTCACCTTTTGAGAAAACAG GCTAAAGATGACAAGGAATTAGAAGGAGCAGTGCTAATTCCAGAATGGTGTTCAGGTGAAAATGCTGACAAGGAACAAGCTCTTGAAATAGTGACAAATAACATCTTGTGGCAGATGTCCCAGGACAGGAAGACAACAGCTCTGAAACAGCTGCAGGGTCATATGTGGAGGGAAGCCTTTCTACATGGAGAATTGAAGGGAGA AGTCTATAAAGATGTTGCTCCAGCAATTAAAGAGTGGAGGAAGGAAGGCAAGAAGGTGTACATCTACTCTTCAGGCAGTGTGGAAGCTCAGAAGCTTCTGTTTGGATACTCTGTCGAGGGAGACCTGTTGGAG CTTTTTGATGGCCAttttgacacaaagattggttcCAAAGTAAAAGCTGAAAGCTACAGAGAAATTGCCAGAAATATTGGTTGTTCCACGGACAACATACTTTTCCTAACAGATGTGACAAAAG AGGCAAGGGCTGCGGAAGAAGCAGGAGTTCAAGTGATTCTTGTGGTGAGGCCTGGAAATGCAGAGTTGACAGAAGAAGAAATGTCTTGTTCTATTATCACCTCTTTTGGTGAACTCTTATTCTCCGATCCCAAAGCAAACTGA